Proteins from one Triticum aestivum cultivar Chinese Spring chromosome 7A, IWGSC CS RefSeq v2.1, whole genome shotgun sequence genomic window:
- the LOC123152462 gene encoding recombination repair protein 1 isoform X2, translated as MAAAQVMAAPVHDNDNRSKEEKNREIIQDTPCTEAEEQAPYAKVRDNGDSMDEEVTIAADTDEGRGLAREVEAKLAVEPAEDRAKETKEGRPRPAKKTEKAAAKGAVVPVDDDTDDGEAAEPKGAKKTEKAAAKWAVVPVDDDTGDEAAAGAAPIALEEAESASEEAGEGGTKCEEKAHEE; from the exons ATGGCGGCGGCTCAG GTCATGGCAGCACCTGTTCATGACAATGACAATCGCTCAAAGGAGGAGAAGAACCGTGAGATCATCCAAGACACGCCCTGCACAGAGGCGGAAGAACAAGCTCCTTATGCAAAGGTGCGTGACAACGGCGACTCCATGGACGAGGAGGTCACGATCGCTGCTGATACCGATGAGGGGCGGGGCTTAGCACGGGAAGTCGAAGCCAAGCTCGCTGTCGAGCCTGCAGAAGATAGAGCAAAGGAAACCAAGGAAGGAAGGCCCCGCCCGGCGAAGAAGACTGAGAAAGCGGCCGCCAAGGGGGCTGTCGTCCCTGTCGACGACGACACTGATGATGGTGAGGCTGCTGAGCCGAAAGGGGCAAAGAAGACCGAGAAAGCGGCGGCCAAGTGGGCGGTAGTCCCCGTCGACGATGACACTGGAGATGAGGCCGCTGCGGGGGCAGCGCCTATTGCTCTTGAGGAGGCAGAGTCAGCTAGCGAGGAAGCGGGCGAAGGTGGCACGAAGTGTGAGGAGAAGGCTCACGAGGAATAG
- the LOC123152462 gene encoding recombination repair protein 1 isoform X1, with translation MAAAQQVMAAPVHDNDNRSKEEKNREIIQDTPCTEAEEQAPYAKVRDNGDSMDEEVTIAADTDEGRGLAREVEAKLAVEPAEDRAKETKEGRPRPAKKTEKAAAKGAVVPVDDDTDDGEAAEPKGAKKTEKAAAKWAVVPVDDDTGDEAAAGAAPIALEEAESASEEAGEGGTKCEEKAHEE, from the exons ATGGCGGCGGCTCAG CAGGTCATGGCAGCACCTGTTCATGACAATGACAATCGCTCAAAGGAGGAGAAGAACCGTGAGATCATCCAAGACACGCCCTGCACAGAGGCGGAAGAACAAGCTCCTTATGCAAAGGTGCGTGACAACGGCGACTCCATGGACGAGGAGGTCACGATCGCTGCTGATACCGATGAGGGGCGGGGCTTAGCACGGGAAGTCGAAGCCAAGCTCGCTGTCGAGCCTGCAGAAGATAGAGCAAAGGAAACCAAGGAAGGAAGGCCCCGCCCGGCGAAGAAGACTGAGAAAGCGGCCGCCAAGGGGGCTGTCGTCCCTGTCGACGACGACACTGATGATGGTGAGGCTGCTGAGCCGAAAGGGGCAAAGAAGACCGAGAAAGCGGCGGCCAAGTGGGCGGTAGTCCCCGTCGACGATGACACTGGAGATGAGGCCGCTGCGGGGGCAGCGCCTATTGCTCTTGAGGAGGCAGAGTCAGCTAGCGAGGAAGCGGGCGAAGGTGGCACGAAGTGTGAGGAGAAGGCTCACGAGGAATAG
- the LOC123148489 gene encoding pentatricopeptide repeat-containing protein At1g03540 produces the protein MKFQVSFVHCIPPREKEKTTTPGHRATPRRLERRVPMPPPRITLSAPHSDVLRLLDAQDLPAAARLAAAHASSPLSLAAVLLRHPPPRLGYCLHARAARAGLLADRYLANALLAFYVRLPRHLPHALRAFDDLPQRDVVAHSSILAAFLRAGLPRRALQSLRSMAAGADGVSPNAHALSAAVKACAVLHDRNAGACVHGSILVRGFNDDDIVLSALVDMYGHAASPGDARKAFEEMRAPDGICYTSLLSAFVRNHWYEEAVRWFRTMFMTNGVEPDGCTFGSMMTALGNLKRARQGREAHAQILTRGLCGNVIVESSTLDMYAKCGAMLEARKVFDKMQVRNAVSWCALLGGYCQNAEYEKVLVLFRQMDREYDDSYSLGTILRACAGLSSVEPGKEIHCRFLRSGGWRDVVVESALVDLYAKCGAVDYAYRVFEASSVRNTITWNAMIGGFAQNGHAEDAINLFNRMVSEGAKPDYVSFIGVLFACNHTGMVEQGRNYFKSMSKDYGIAPGIEHYNCIVDLLSRVELLEEAEDLINKSPFRDDSSLWAPILGASSTHSNPDVAERVAKKMMELKPQYHLSYVLLENVYRTVGRWEDALEIRRLMRSRKVEKEPGMSWIDVNRSKQHMSTVNGAASELVASEDIITCDN, from the coding sequence ATGAAATTTCAAGTCTCTTTTGTGCACTGCATTCCTCCGCGAGAAAAAGAAAAGACCACGACGCCGGGACACCGCGCCACGCCCCGGCGGCTGGAGCGCCGCGTCCCGATGCCACCGCCGAGGATCACCTTGTCCGCGCCCCACAGCGACGTGCTCCGCCTCCTCGACGCCCAGGACCTACCCGCCGCGGCGCGCCTCGCGGCCGCGCACGCCTCGTcccccctctccctcgccgccgtcctgctccgccacccgccgccccgTCTCGGGTACTGCCTCCACGCCCGCGCCGCGCGCGCGGGCCTCCTCGCCGACCGCTACCTCGCCAACGCCCTCCTCGCCTTCTACGTCCGCCTCCCGCGCCACCTCCCCCACGCGCTCAGGGCGTTCGACGACCTCCCTCAGCGCGACGTCGTCGCGCACTCCTCCATCCTCGCCGCGTTCCTCCGCGCGGGGCTTCCCCGCCGCGCGCTCCAGTCGCTCAGGTCCATGGCTGCCGGCGCGGACGGTGTCTCACCCAACGCCCACGCACTCTCCGCCGCCGTCAAGGCCTGCGCTGTGCTCCACGACCGCAACGCGGGCGCCTGCGTCCACGGGAGCATCCTTGTCCGCGGATTCAACGACGACGACATCGTGCTGAGTGCGCTGGTGGACATGTATGGCCATGCGGCTTCACCAGGTGACGCACGGAAGGCGTTCGAGGAAATGCGCGCCCCTGACGGGATATGCTACACATCGTTGTTATCAGCATTTGTGCGGAACCATTGGTATGAGGAAGCCGTGAGGTGGTTCCGGACTATGTTCATGACGAATGGGGTTGAGCCGGATGGCTGCACATTTGGTTCGATGATGACAGCGCTAGGGAACTTGAAGAGGGCGAGGCAGGGCCGTGAGGCACATGCTCAGATACTGACCCGCGGTCTTTGTGGGAATGTGATTGTGGAGAGCAGCACGCTCGACATGTACGCCAAGTGTGGGGCGATGTTGGAGGCACGCAAGGTGTTTGACAAGATGCAGGTTAGGAATGCAGTTTCATGGTGTGCGTTGCTTGGAGGTTACTGCCAGAATGCGGAGTACGAGAAGGTTCTTGTGTTGTTTCGACAGATGGATAGGGAATACGATGACTCATATAGCTTGGGGACTATTCTAAGGGCATGTGCTGGTCTATCTTCTGTAGAACCAGGAAAAGAGATCCATTGCCGGTTTCTGAGGAGTGGAGGCTGGAGAGATGTGGTTGTTGAGTCTGCACTTGTAGACCTATATGCAAAATGTGGCGCTGTAGACTATGCTTATAGAGTTTTTGAAGCGAGCAGTGTCCGTAACACAATTACTTGGAATGCCATGATTGGCGGCTTCGCTCAGAATGGCCATGCTGAGGACGCTATCAATTTGTTCAATCGGATGGTCAGCGAAGGGGCGAAACCCGACTACGTCAGTTTCATTGGTGTTCTTTTTGCGTGTAATCATACTGGAATGGTTGAGCAAGGACGGAACTACTTCAAATCTATGAGCAAAGACTATGGCATTGCCCCCGGAATCGAACACTACAATTGCATTGTTGATCTTCTCAGCAGAGTAGAACTTCTGGAGGAGGCTGAAGATCTGATAAACAAGTCACCTTTCAGAGATGATTCGTCCTTGTGGGCACCAATCCTTGGTGCTTCTTCCACACATTCAAACCCAGATGTAGCAGAAAGGGTTGCCAAGAAAATGATGGAGTTAAAGCCTCAGTACCACTTGAGCTACGTTCTTCTTGAAAATGTGTACAGAACAGTTGGACGGTGGGAAGATGCTTTAGAGATAAGGAGGCTGATGAGATCAAGAAAGGTCGAAAAGGAGCCCGGAATGAGCTGGATTGATGTAAACAGAAGCAAACAACATATGTCAACTGTTAATGGGGCAGCTTCAGAACTAGTAGCCTCCGAGGACATCATCACATGTGACAACTGA